The window AGGAACACCGGGGCAGAGGACAACTTCAGGATCGCAGGCCCTAGCCAGGGACAGCTTTTCCCGGCAGAACTTGGCCACAGCTGGAAAGAGAAGCTGAAAAACTGAGCCCTGTGGGCCAGGATTTTGATTCCCCACTGCTGCCGGCTGGGGCCCCACATGTCAGGCTGCCGCCCAGCAAGCTGTGGACAGAGGGCTGTCTCAACTGCCCTGTGACAAGAAGTCGCTTGTGCCAAGCACCTTCTCTGCCGGGCGCTCTGCTTTGGGCTCGATGTGCATTGCTGCTCTGCGAGGGCCAGAACTTTCAGGGACTGTTTGCAGACGGGGCAGacaaggcccagagaaggcaagctgcttgcctaaggtcacacagctgggaagcagCAGGCGTGGGATCCGAACGCAGCCCTGTCTTGATGTGGAGCCTGAGCTCCTTGGGGCTCCCGCGCTGCCCAGCTTCCTGCGAGCCTGGGGCCAGTCCTCCGGGGAGAAATGCCAAGAAGGCAGATGCCTGTCAATCAAccgatttctttttcccttttggtatCTGGATTTGGTTTCGTTTTGAAGTCAGGGCttcagaaaatgaaaccaaagctAGAGTGGCTGTCCTGTTGGCGGTAAGTGTCCTGGCCGTGTGCTCAGTGATTGGAGCCTGAGTCACCACGGCTTTCACAAACAGGATCTGGTCAGGGTGGAGGATGGGGCCGAGCCCACTGTATGGGCAAGAAATTGGCGCTCAAGGATGGATTCAGAGCCACAGAGGGCGAGGTGGAGGCCTAGACGCTGACACCTGGGGCCTCCTCAAGCTCCGAAGTGAGAGGGAAGCTGGCAGAACcgtccccactcctccccaggcAGGCTCAGGATACAGACGAATCTCTGATTTCTCTGGCATCTACTGTTTTTCTAGCAGGCAGACCAGGATTTGAGATCACCAGGAACTGGGGGAGGGAGCTGACAGCACGGTGGACACGGGTGAAAGCTTTGGGGGGTCTGATATACCCTGCAGCTCTGCCCCTTCTGAGCTGTGTGCCCCAAGGCAAGCGATtccccttctgagcctcagtttctctgtctgcaAAATGGGCAGATCAGATTGTTACACCAATTCAACGATCTAAGGACTGTAAAGCATGTGGCACACGGTCACCTCAGGCCAACACGTCACAGGTACGAGTCAATGGGATGGAGGAGGGGGGCTTCCTTCACAGGCACGGGTGGGAGCGTGCCAACAAGACGGGGCTGTGAGAAGGGGGCTCCAGACCCCAAGGAAAGGGGTGGCTCTCCCATAGAGCCATCGAAGCTGCCAGTGGGGGTTAAGGGGGCATACGGGCCATCAGCTATTTATAGATTTCCCTCTGCCCAGAGGCCTGCTGAGGACACTGGTGGCAGGAAGACAGATCATACGGGAGCCAGCCCAGCCTGGCCTTCTCTGGGCCCAGACCACGGCCCCCAGTTCAGGTGAGAGGGAAGCGCTACCCTTTCCCACTGCCAGCATCCAGAGCCCTGGTTTATCCCCACAAaactctcttccttctgcttcgCCCATGCCTTCTCTGGCCTGTGGCCCTTGGGTTAGGGCTTCGAAAGTGGACACAGggatggggcgcttgggtggctcagtcggttaagtgacttcagctcaggtcataatctcatggttcgtgagttcaggccccgtgtggggctctgtgctgacagctgggagcctggagcctgcttcgggttctgtgtctccctctctgcccctcccccactcatgcatgggCACATGCGcaggctctctctttcaaaaataaatattaaaaaggggcgcctgggtggctcagtcggttaagtgtccaactttggctcaggtcatgatctcgcagtccgtgagtttgagccccgcgtcgagccctgtgctgacagctcggagcctggagcctgctttggattctgtgtctcctccctctccctccgctcCTCAGCCACCTGCGCtcagtctctcactctcaaaattaaataaacattaaaaacaaattgaaacgGACATGGCATGAAGCCACGTGGCTACAGGACCTAACACGCTGCCCGCAGGCACCCTCAGAGGAACAGAGCAAGACCGAACACCTGCTGAATGCTTATTATAATGAGGGATGGCTCTGAGTGTTTGACCCATAATCCCTATAATCCCTGCTGCTAGGAAGGAGgtactatttttgtttctgtttcacgCATGGAGAAACCGAAGCCGAGGGGTTAATTACACGCTCAGAATCACAAGGCTGGAGAGTGGTACAGGTGAACTGGAATCCATGTAGTCTGGGTCCAAAGTCAGACTTTTAGCcacgaccttttttttttccacccccaCCACAGGGCACAGCACCAGCAGGTAGGTCCTCTGGAATGACCACAGCACCTGACCACTGGCACATGCACGTCTCCACACCTTGTCTCCCACCTCCTTGCACGCtaacgcacgcacacacacacacacgcacacatatatatacacacaacacgGGACAACTACGTTAGTGACCAATACCAGCTCCTGCCAACATGAATTCCGGGAGCTGATGGGGTCCTAAGCAAGGCTGGTTCTGGGCCATCCCCTTGTGTTTAAGAGGAAACGTGGGCAGCCTGGGGCCAGGAAAGGAGAGCACCAAGGGGATGGGCGGGAGGACCTAGAACCCATTAGGGCTTCAAGGAGACGAGAGGGCTGGGCTGCAGTCTGAGAACGGCCTGTAGAGGGCAGTATGTGCCAGCGGGAAGCCACTCGCCAAGCCCCCAGCCAGGTCAGTCTTCTGCGTAACCCCTGAAGAGTCTGGGACTAACCACGCACTAGCCCCGACCCTCATGAGTTCTTTCTTGCCTTCAAAAATACACGTACCAACCAGGCACGTACTCCGTGCTTCTCCACGACAGACAAAGTCACCGGATCACGCACACGGATGTACAAAGTATAGCTGGCACCATCAAGCCCCCATGATCCCAAACCAGAGGTATGAGGGCGGGGTGGCGGCAGTGGCGGCAGATGCTTGACCGAGTAGCGGGAGAGGACTCTGTAAAGTAGtagttgggggagaggagggcaggccAGGAAAACTCAAGGTAGGTTTTTCGAATCATCACATCAATGAACCATCTTTTCATCCGGCTCCAAAGTGCGTCTGGAGGTGCCCAGctgtttctctccccaaaataagagAGGAGGGCATGCTCATCCAGAACCCCACCCCTCATCTGCCAGTCGCTGCAGATCACAACCCCTCcgcggggcctcagtttctccagctgTCCCCTGGCGGGGAAGCGGAGCCAAAGCTGCCCTTAACGGCCCCGCCCGGTTTCCGAGGAACTCGGATCCGCAGTCGAGGCGCCTTTCTCGCGCTTCCGAAGGGTTCCTCTGAAGCCTGTGGTCAGGCCGCCGCTTCCTGGGAAGCCCAAGCCATGACCAGGGCCAGTGACGGGCTGGGAGGGGTGCGGGGGGCAGCCGCCCGAGGGTTTGGGGCTGCGGGCGGCAGGGGGACGGCGGGAGCAGCCCCAAGGGGTCCGGGGCCGGATCTGCAGGTGGGACCCCAGAATCGGGAGGTGCGGCCTGGCTACAGGGGAGTGGAGAACAGAGATCTACCGGAGACGGGTGCCGAGAtacctggtggggggaggggagaggggtgtgtCGGAGCCAGTCCAGTGTATACTAAAAGGGCTTGGCTGCAGAAATCTGCGCCCTAGGGCAGTAGTGGGGGCAAAAGTAGGGGCTCCAGGTGCAAAGGGGGCGTCGGAACGGCAGGGGGTCCAGAGCCCTTGATGGAGGGGTCCTAGGATGGGTGTGAGGCTgggtcaggggagggaggtgCCTCCCCGCGGAGGGTCCCTGATGGCGTGCGAAAGGTCGAGCTCGTGCGGCCCGCGCCTCGCTCCACCGCCGAAAAAGAAACCGAAAGTGGCGCGGAAGGGCGGGGCCTGCGGGGGGTGGAGCCTTAGGGGGCGGGGCCGCCGCCAGCGGGCCCCACCTCCTACccagtttaaaataaaagactggtGCAGGGGCGGGCGCGGAGCAGAGCGAGCTGCGGCCGTGGCAGCTGCACGGCTCCCGGCCCCGGAGCATGCGCGAGAGCCGCCCCGgagccccccgccgccccgcccgcggcgccccgcgccccgccgccAGGTGAGCCGGGCACTGGGCAAGGAagcgggagggagaggggaagacaggacAGGAAAGGACGGCCGGGTGTCAGGCCGGCCTCGGGGGCCGCATGATGGGGTCGCGGCCGCCACGCCCCTGGCCCCCGCCGGCCCCACCCTAGCAGCCCCCCGCGCGCGGGGTTCCCGCAGCGCAGCTTCTCTGCCTTGGTCCAAACCGCCCGGACGAGGCGCCAGTCCCCGGCCTGGCCAGCAGGCGGCGGCCGCGAGGCGGCGAGCCGAGGGCCCGGTGGCCGCAGTCGGGGCAGGTTGCTCCCCGCACCTCTCTCCACGCCCCCCTCTCTCACCCAAACTCTGAGCGACCTGGCGGCCGGACTCCGCCCCTGCCGGGCCCCCAACCGCCTGGAGGAGCTCCGCGGACGGGGAGGCCCGTTTGCTAGCTGAGCCCCCGGAGGCTCCCGGGGGCCGCGCCGACTCGCTCCTGCGCCCCTCGGCCCTTTCGGACGGGCCCGCCCCGACTCTCGGCTCACCGCCCGTGTCTCCCCCAGCGCACCCCCGGACGCTATGGCCCACCCCTCCGGCCGGCCCCGCGTGTAGGATGGTAGCACACAACCAGGTGGCAGCCGACAATGCAATCTCCACGGCAGCAGAGTCCCGACGGCGGCCAGAGCCTTCCTCGTCCTCGTCCCCGCCCTCGCCCTCGGCGGCGCCCGCGGTCCCCGCGCGCCCGCGGCCCTGCCcggcggccccggccccggcccccggcgACACGCACTTCCGCACGTTCCGCTCTCACGCCGAGTACCGGCGCATCACCCGAGCCAGCGCGCTGCTCGACGCCTGCGGCTTCTACTGGGGGCCCCTGAGCGTGCACGGGGCTCACGAGCGGCTGCGCGCCGAGCCCGTGGGCACCTTCCTGGTGCGCGACAGCCGCCAGCGGAACTGCTTCTTCGCCCTCAGCGTGAAGATGGCCTCGGGCCCCACGAGCATCCGCGTGCACTTCCAGGCCGGCCGCTTCCACCTGGACGGCAGCCGCGAGAGCTTCGACTGCCTCTTCGAGCTGCTGGAGCACTACGTGGCGGCGCCGCGCCGCATGCTCGGGGCCCCGCTGCGCCAGCGCCGCGTGCGGCCGCTGCAGGAGCTGTGTCGCCAGCGCATCGTGGCCACCGTGGGCCGCGAGAACCTGGCGCGCATCCCCCTCAACCCCGTCCTCCGCGACTACTTGAGCTCCTTCCCCTTTCAGATCTGACTGGCCTCGCACGCAGCATTAACTCGAGGGCcttgttattattaattattatttcccTGGAACCACGTGGGTGCCCTCCCCACCTGGGTTGGAGGGAGCGGGTGTGGGGGCGAGGCGCCTCCCCTTCTCGGCTGGAGACGAGGCCGCAGACCCCTCCCCATGTCTTGGGGGCGGGggcgcaccccccacccccccccccggtgctcCCTCTGGATCTCCCTGGTTGTAGCAGCTTAACTGTATGTGGGGCCAGGACCTGAATTTACCTCCTACCTCTTCATGTTTACATATACCTAGTATCTTTGCACAaaccaggggttgggggagggtctctggctttatttttctgctgtgcagaatcctattttatattttttacagcCAGTTTAGTTAATAAACTTTattatgaaagttttttttttaaaagaaaaaaggtttctaGAGCGTGTGCTTTGCTCCCAGGATTTCCCCGGGGTTCTGAACGGGTCCACGGCAGAGCGGTCCTAAGACTGATGGGTTTGGCTGGAGGTGGAGTGTGTGACCTGTGCTCTGTGGCCGGGGGACCTGCATGGTTCCAGCCCTCAGGGGGGAGAGGAGTAGCCGGTCCAGCGTTGGTGTTTCGTGTGGGGTAAAATGGCAGCTCCGTGTTTGAGCCCTTAACGTGTGCCTTGCCCTGTTCTGGGTTTTCCATGCCTCAATCAGACGAGCCTATGAAGCAAGACGCTTCTCATTTTTCCAGAGGAGAAAAGCAAGGCAGGGGGTGAATGTGCCTGTGGCCATTCCCGT is drawn from Leopardus geoffroyi isolate Oge1 chromosome E3, O.geoffroyi_Oge1_pat1.0, whole genome shotgun sequence and contains these coding sequences:
- the SOCS1 gene encoding suppressor of cytokine signaling 1, which encodes MVAHNQVAADNAISTAAESRRRPEPSSSSSPPSPSAAPAVPARPRPCPAAPAPAPGDTHFRTFRSHAEYRRITRASALLDACGFYWGPLSVHGAHERLRAEPVGTFLVRDSRQRNCFFALSVKMASGPTSIRVHFQAGRFHLDGSRESFDCLFELLEHYVAAPRRMLGAPLRQRRVRPLQELCRQRIVATVGRENLARIPLNPVLRDYLSSFPFQI